A segment of the Streptomyces sp. P9-A2 genome:
ACATCAAGTCCCAGATCAAGCGGAACAAGACCAACGAGAAGGCCCGGCTGCGCAACAAGGCCGTCAAGTCCTCTCTGAAGACCGCGATCCGCAAGGCTCGTGAGGCCGTCGCCGCGGGCGACGCCGAGAAGGCCGCCGAGTACCAGCGCGTCGCCGCGCGTCAGCTCGACAAGGCCGTCTCCAAGGGCGTCATCCACAAGAACCAGGCCGCCAACAAGAAGTCGGCGCTGGCTCACAAGGTCGCGCCCCTCAAGGGCTGAACCACTCGCTGATCTGATCGGATTCGATCCGACCGCCGGCAGGACCCAGGGCGGGCCCTCTCTCTCCGCCCCCGACCGGCACCCCGAGCCTGTACGCGGCCTGCGTTCGCCACGCGGGTACGGGCTCCGAGCTTCACCGAGGACCCCGCTCCGCCCGCCCTTCCCCGGGCGGCGGAGCGGGGTCCTCGGCTTTGCACGGAGCAGTGGCACAGGGCGAGCAGT
Coding sequences within it:
- the rpsT gene encoding 30S ribosomal protein S20 — its product is MANIKSQIKRNKTNEKARLRNKAVKSSLKTAIRKAREAVAAGDAEKAAEYQRVAARQLDKAVSKGVIHKNQAANKKSALAHKVAPLKG